From the Triticum urartu cultivar G1812 chromosome 4, Tu2.1, whole genome shotgun sequence genome, the window gaaagaaaaaaggagaaagacAACCGTTGGATTAGgtgggagcacggatgggagcatgggaagggagcaggcaagccggatccgCTTGTTAGGGGGGGGTATCAAACAAACAAGAACAGAAAACGGAATTGTTGTAGAGCACCATTTCCATTCCTAATATTTATTTTTCGGCCATAGTTTCATCAAATACAGCAAACAATATACGAAAAAAGAGATAGACTGAACATGCTTCCGTTGTCATAGCATCTGCCCGCAAAAGAATGGCAAACTTGGTCGACAGACCCCATAATCAAGTTACATAATTAAGAAAAGCTACCTATTCGTACAATGACAGATTCAACACTGTAAGACTCGGTGTTAACCATATGGGACTTGGCCAGCTGGACCAAAGTGGGGACACAATTTCCTCCCTACTGCCATCTTCAAGGTTGAGAACACCTATATCCCGGGGATTCGTCTTATACATCCAATTATATTGCTCAGCATCTGCGAAATAGACACAATTTGCCTTCAGTTGTGGATATTCTTCAGCACTAAGGCATATAGACTGGTTACGCCCAAGAAACAACACGTTATGATGCAAGCTATTTATTTCCACAAGCTCTTGTGCTTCCATATCGACTTTGTGTAAAAAGATTTTATTTGTTTTAACTATGGGCTCCTCATAGCCCGCATCTATGAATTCAGCCTTCCTGCAAACTTGCAGCAGATCACCCCATGGAGCCTGAAGAAGGAAGAATTCCCCCTTGTACTCAGAACTGTGAATGGCAATCTCATCCGCAATTATATTCCTCGTGGCGGTAGGACCAGTGAGGTCAAAAGCATCCGTTCTTCCGGCTCTTGTGGATGCATACAATAGACCATCCATGTAGATGCATTGATCATAGTCCCAATCCGGCATCAGCAAGGTCCACTTACAATCTCCTACCCTTGCAAACGAAAGCTGACATCCTGGACCATGGATGAGAACCACAATGTAGCTTCCTGTGGACGGATCCGGAAAGATAAATACCCTGATGTAGACATGGTAACGAAGCTTGTCGGGAGCATGGGGGAACATTTTGGGACCAACCATTTCGGGGTCTAAGTCCGGATCGTAAAGTTGCTGCCGCAATATATACATAATAACTGTGCCTGCATTGTCAAAGATTGGCTCTACATAACCAATGGTGACCACCGACGGGAGAGCAATCTGCTGGCCAGTGACCGGATTGATAAGGTGTAGCTCAGACTTGTCATCCGCGGTAACTAGCCAACCATGTGATGACCCAATAAGATACCTGTTGCGGATGGGTGGATCCGGGAGAGTTAAATTGTAGACCCTCTTCTCTGCGAGGTTGTAGAGACAAGCTACATTCTCACCAGCAGATTTAGAGGTGTAGAGGAGGCAAGGCGTTTGAGGCCGTTTGTACAGCTTAAGCTGGCTGCAGAGGCTGGTATACGCGGAGCGCCAGGAGGAGCTGACAGAGGCCGCACACATGAGGTCAGGTATCTCCAGGAGTGAAAATATGTCCATCAATACATCCTGCGGCAGCTCCGGCAAATTTCTCACCACAGTTTCAGTTTCCATGGGTGGTGAGACCTTTCTCAATACATCCTGCAGCAGCTCCGGCAGTTTTCTCAACACAGTTTCAGTTCCCATCGCTGGTGAGACCTTTCTAAATTTCCCCAATGAACCGGGAGAAAGAACCAGGAGCTTAGGCAAAATTTTCAGGCCAAAATGTGCAAAGCTCGTTATCCTGGCTACGCTACAGACCtccattggagcaattgcaaaaGCAGGTCTTGTTGGAGAAGAGTTGCTTCAGCGGCAAACCAATTGGACTTGGCTTGTATCTAATCTGATGAGAAGAAGCACACCGAGGGCTGGCTGCACTTTATATCCAGTCGAGCCGAGGCCTCACCTATGATCCGATTAGAAGAAGGGAGTCTGGATCCAGCGAGGATTGTTGCCGTAGAAACTCCAAAAAGATCTGGAATTCGAATCCGAGCAATTACCGCAAGGGCTCCCGTCGATTGCTCCACTGCACCTCGGAAGGATGCCCCCCAACGATGGGAGAGGAGAACCAACTAATTGCCCGCCGCAGTGTAGCCCGACGTCTCAGCCGTCCCAGGATCCGCGAGAAGGCAGAAGGTAGCGCCGGCGAGCTTGGGCTTCGTCGGCGGCGGTAAATGGGATGCAGGAGGGGTGGTGAGATTAGCAGTGGAAGGTGGCGGCGAGAAGGTGCTTGGCTCCGCCGTCTTCGTCGCAGGCGGCGGCGTTGTGGGGGCAGGTTGCCTTTGCAGAGGTGAGCGGAGAGGCCTTAGTTATGCGACCGAGCACCGTGTGCTCCGCGCGAGCGAACGATTcctttttcattttcttttttgaTTTGAAAACTTTTGCGCGAGCGAACGattccttttcctttttctttttattagAACTTCCGAGCCAGCGACCGATTCATTTCAATCGTGTTGAAATGCGTCGCTTagtagattttcttttctgtctGATAAACTCTAGAAACGCTTTCGCTCAACCAACTAACTATCTCGCTTCATTCATCGCCTCCGTAATCTTTAGATCTGCCTTTCATACTGCCACGACTAAAGCAGTGTTCTCCTACTTCACGCCCATTCTTGACTCCGCCAAGCCATGACCGTTCACCATCGACTTCACGGTGATGCACGTTGGTCCCTTTGAACTCTCACTTCTAGAAGCTCCTTTTTCCCGAGCACGAGATATGGACGACTACCAAGCACTTTCCAATGGGTCAAACACCAGGCCTAGATGGTTTCACCATTGAGTTTATGTAGAGTGCTTGAGAGGTGATCAAGGAGGACATTTGCGGCGTGTTTGGCGAGCTACATTCGCTCAATTTTCGAGGCTTTCGCAAGCTTAATGAGGCACCCATTACTCTACTTTCCAAGAAGGTGGACGATGCGTCACTCTTCGACTACCGGCTAATCAGTTTGATCCACCTCATAGTCAAGTTTTTTGTGAAGGCTCTCTCTCCGGCCCGCCTTGCATCTCAGCAGTATGGTTTCCACCAACCAAAGCGCGTTCATCGCTAGCAGAAGCATTCATGATAACTTCCTACTCGTGCAACAAATGGCACGCCTTCTCCATTATCTTAAAGCTAATAGgatgcttctgaggcttgacatCCCTGCGCCTTCGACTCGGTATCCTGGTTTTTCCTCCTTGAGATACTtcgactgttggggaacgtagcatgcaatttcaaaaaaattcatacgatcacacaagatcgttctacgagatgcatagcaatgagagggaagagtgtgtccacgtatcctcgtagaccgaaagcggaagcgttaggttaacgcggtagatgtagtcgaacgtcttcatgatccaaccgatctagtaccgaacgtacgacacctccgagttcagcacacattcaactcgatgacgtccctcgaactcttgatccagcagaagATCGAGGGAgagtgttggtgtcaaaaccggcggatctcgggtagggggtcccgaactgtgcgtctaaggcggatggtaacaggaggcaggggacacaatgttttacccaggttcgggccctcttgatggaggtaaaaccctacatcctgcttgatttattcttgatgatatgagtattacaagagttgatctaccacgagatcggagaggctaaaccctagaagctagcctatggtatgattgtatgttgtcctacggactaaaaccctccggtttatatagacaccggagagggttagggttacacaaggtcagttacaaaggaggagatatccatatccgtactgcctagcttgccttccatgccaagtagagtcccatccggacatgagacaaagtcttcaatcttgtatcttcatagtccaacagtccgaacaaaggatatagtccggctgtccggagacccctaatcccggactccctcagtagcccctgaaccaggcttcaatgatgatgagtccggcgcgcagtgttgtcttcggcattgcaaggcgggttcctcctccggatataccacagaagagttcaaataaaaggatagtgtccgaccctgcaaaacaagttccacatatctccgcagagagaataatatttccacaaatctaatctgctgacacgttttggccacatgacattaagccatggcccggtgattattcaaactGTTTCCTTTAattagccccgcacataacgcgaggcggttttttgacacgtcttgtcaaaacagagatcgtgttcccctaattacgggattctcatcaatacggtcgtgggtaacccaaccgtgcctaagactcctagattttaggcaagtcccaaacgaccactaggaggacgcttgatactcaccctctttataaagagacaaggcttttactttttttccccgtgctcaatcgaatccttcccccgcctcgagttctaacaccaaagcccaggtcaggtgcttcggaccttcaatcatgtccggatctagccttcaaggccggtggatgccctcctccgttacggaagaggatatcaagaagttgaggaaGGCTAGATACCTGACcaccgaggtttcgcatcggttgcctgcccgagggcaggtcgtccctactcccgaacccaacgagaacgttgtgttcatctcccacttcctccgaggtctaggcctcactctggatcccttcgttaggggtttgatgtctATTaggggctagatttccacgatctagccgcggactcctttctccacatctcggcatttattgtcgtatgtgaggccttcctccgcattacccctcacttcggcctgtggctcaagacctttgacgtgaagccgaagatggtcgagggaaGCATGTAGCGTgtggaggcgcattaataagcaagatcgctggagctccatggccaaagggttcctttccagaggtgtccggattatggcaacgggagtggttttacatcacagctcccagaagtgccaagtgggtggctgcccctgctttccgctcgggccctccaccacaactgatgtcatggattagtagagggctgagctggggtccagccaaggacgtgcatacactgcaaagccgcattcaagatctcttcgaaggagatttcagtctggttatggtggtgcaagtcatgctggttcgtcgagtccagccttgcaaacgccgacccctccgcatgtgggagttcaacccagaaggaccgcgcactatttagaatttcctcggcctgacgcacgaggagatgtataaatcattcttcggaccccaaatagagtgtacggaaaccaccgaggacgtgggcctgagcagcaaccgcaccgcggcccaagtaagtaatcctctagccgaacacactgtcttttatttatcataacatcattctgaagagtcgctctttgaccaggactggataacaaaggcgaaggtgatccggtgttcggccccccttcctgaaggcttggacaatccggtgctggagaagatgcccgagccagcaccttgcctggtgccctcaaaggaagatgaaggggggaataaagagggcgaaagcgggcctccaccgctacctattccgaccgagggaacgagcgcctccgtgaaggaggataaccaaggggaggaatctgatattctctcaccccggggaaggaagaggactacctctgaagatccagaaaccaaggtttccaaacgggagaagaaatctccaccagagggtcctgccttggagggtgctcttgccgcacaaagtccgcgtgaggatcagccctctaacgagctgtaagtaataaaaaagtactttaatagtgaagatatactaccttacctctgaggaaaataaccgaagcatttatcttgcagttcggatcttagcccttctcaacagagctcgtcttcgggggatcttcttccagagatgatggagagcaaaacgcctcccccggactccttcgctcaagaagcgggcgaccttgaagtgtcatcacggagggcctcgCCGGATcaggtgaggccagaagatattcctatggtcacccgaagtccccagtatccggctcttgaagagagcaaccgaaagaatccggcaccgtctggtatgcggtcggacacattgagggatctgctagagcgagcaactatctcagaagaacaccgtacattgatgggtacggtgattgaaaggatttcgtccgccgaaagcgggttgcatgaagcctttatgagtctactgatgggttttgaggtacgtgaaatgatatacatttgtgatagtaccgcacatttttaggcgtgccctatgtagatagtagcccctgagactctggttgtcatcgagaacAGCGACAAACAAATGATCGTAGTctcaggtaataaccagaccgccttcatgtgcaggtggttgaagctccggtggctagccggactcatgggtttgccgaactaaagcggcaactggatgcggcggatgccgacattgagcttgttaacaagcggctcgacgaggcacagggtaggtgatttttttggtgaatgtcacatagtaagagcagcgtgatgccagtatctttaatatgttgtgactgcagatggagctgccaccgtggagacccttcgggcggagcttgcccgagccaaggagcaagcaaggagtaataatgcggccgctttgaaggcggccgaagagttaagagccgagaaggccgtgCATAGCGAGACCAAAGAAAAAATGGCCAAGATGACTGTAAAGTTGAAAGACACTGCCGATCGctgccagcttcttgaagaagaaaactgggcgaaggcgatggacctggaaaaggccacgatggctaccaaagacacccgctctgcaatgagagcaaagaaggaggaactgtgtgaagccggggatattgtggctgggaagccttttatgctgcggaggaagtttggagatcctcggtatgcccctctggatcggctgtggagttcggcagacgcatatctggacttggcggcgagcgctgttgATGTGGCcgaatacttccaagatcaaacagatcgtgaagtggacaagctgttctggtcgcagtttaacgttccagagcgtccgcttccattgactgatcagctagccgaatgggccgaactcaataggttgtccggactcgccatgaggtctgtcgtggatcagctgtggctggaaaggccaaagccgaatagctattttagcctggtgcaacagttccttggtgtggtgccgcgcatcaatgcgatggaagaggtcggcgtgcatagagggctcgcggatggcccttgcccgtgtcaaagcatactgggcggagatggatgctaccactattgcggcgcagggttcggccataggccgagtggctgccgagcactattttgaagaagttcttgagggtgctcgtttgatagaggcccagtgctcgaagaatattatgttcgagtgacatgtattcccattgtaaaaacaatgtttttattaaatttatcaaggctgtatttatacttttgcccgaaagtaatatgatgcctcctatgcggccgtttacgtatatatatgtatatcctaaaagattgcagtcgtcggcttcagcccccacgcatataatgcgggggtgttcgcagaagatgcatgttcacacttaatccaacgtcttggtcctattaaggaggtgatagcgcatcgaaataggcaatcagactataatgctttaacactttcacttagccagaggagtttgacagtggggctactatatagcccctggtggctccgcactcacctgaattcggggtgcgtacatgcctggccgggaaacgacccttcgttaaggcggaggaattctaagattccgataggtcatcgagtggttgaccagtctcacgctatatcatgacagtcagttttcggctttctctactgaggtgctcatccagatgaaccagggcacaatcgcagtagttctcctggtgccgccttagctgatagagcggaacgtaaggcagcaaaacacaggagccgggcaagcccaacatttgaccaaagacatgattcggagctgatgcatataaggccaaactcgcgacgccgaacactccctaaggtattcggtctttattgTGGGCCtgaacagtgccctttgtaagaagcccttggtgtccaggtacgtgcattactctgatgtggccacatgccaagacgtcagcatccttctcaattgtactgagaatccgagggatgtgtatcaacaagagacggtaaaaaaggttgacgcagggtcttaatctaaaaagaatccttggaacgggtccctgctgcacgtctgcgcctgtgtctccgttgtgccatatcctggacgggtgtagcacgatggtcatctgtaaaagagaggaacttaggtgaaaagttgtcatgcaaaaaggtaggtttaaagaaaccatgttcAATTTAAGATGAGTAAAAGTTGCCACTTGTCCGCGctcgttgagccccttgtatttgtaataggggtatggccatcaaacctgtatgaattacatatagctgcgccagactcgtctaaccgtgtccgtggtcttgatgacctattgaatgctttagttggtgaggccgttttagtgtgcggctgccaaggcagccgcactatcttccgcgcgcagggatcgctcaatatttccatttactataatgatgccacgtggaccgggcatcttaagcgtgagggaagcgtaatgcggtattgcattaaagcgagcgaaagcttcgcgtccaagtagttcttgatagccactttggaacggagcaatgtggaaggttatattttcgctacggaagttatcggggaagccgaatataaccttagtagcagggagcccgtgcaatgagcccctgggcccggcgttactcctttaaaggtagtagtcggtgtcaaaaccgtcggatctcgggtagggggtcccgaactgtgcgtctaggccggatggtaacaggaggcaggggacacgatgttttacccaggttcgggccctcttgatggaggtaaaaccctacgtcctacttgattaatattgatgatatgggtagtacaagagtagatctaccacgagatcaaggaggctaaaccctagaagctagcctatggtatgattgttgttcgtcctacggactaaaactctccggtttatatagacaccagagagggatagggttacacagagtcggttacaatggtaggagatctacatatccgtatcgccaagcttgccttccacgccaaggaaagtcccttccggacacgggacgaagtcttcaatcttgtatcttcatagtccaggagtccggccgaaggtatagtccggccctccggacaccccctaatccaggactccctcagtagcccctgaaccaggcttcaatgacgacgagtccg encodes:
- the LOC125553692 gene encoding uncharacterized protein LOC125553692, which encodes MEVCSVARITSFAHFGLKILPKLLVLSPGSLGKFRKVSPAMGTETVSPPMETETVVRNLPELPQDVLMDIFSLLEIPDLMCAASVSSSWRSAYTSLCSQLKLYKRPQTPCLLYTSKSAGENVACLYNLAEKRVYNLTLPDPPIRNRYLIGSSHGWLVTADDKSELHLINPVTGQQIALPSVVTIGYVEPIFDNAGTVIMYILRQQLYDPDLDPEMVGPKMFPHAPDKLRYHVYIRVFIFPDPSTGSYIVVLIHGPGCQLSFARVGDCKWTLLMPDWDYDQCIYMDGLLYASTRAGRTDAFDLTGPTATRNIIADEIAIHSSEYKGEFFLLQAPWGDLLQVCRKAEFIDAGYEEPIVKTNKIFLHKVDMEAQELVEINSLHHNVLFLGRNQSICLSAEEYPQLKANCVYFADAEQYNWMYKTNPRDIGVLNLEDGSREEIVSPLWSSWPSPIWLTPSLTVLNLSLYE